In the Salvia splendens isolate huo1 chromosome 16, SspV2, whole genome shotgun sequence genome, tttatatcttaaacacgggaaataataaattaaagaggtaaagcccggattactcgtaatttgggattggacgggcagtcaatattattatactatagtggatgataataatattttattggacttgtattaaattggggctaaatttaattagtaaaagtccaactggtttggcccaagtccaacctccatggatccctaatctggcccatcataactctatataaaggagactagatagaagactaaattaattgattttaatgatAAAAATTCGTGCTCCCTCTCTCCagggagtggacgaaattttcagtTTCACGGAACTGAAGTTCAGTCTTCTGCCTAGTTAAGTCCTTTcaattctgacaagctttgcccacccaaaggtcagattctgagttcgggatacagattagaaggttcgtggttgagtatgaagaacatcacgtggagaaggcgcaagcaattgtcgattctttggagaatcagatcggtaattctaaaccgtaggaattcatgaattAGGGTTAAATTCCTTAAGCATAAATTAatgtgcgttctagcatgcaattgattgtttaacatgtgaatcaattaatcccataatcggtcaaatagatctgtagatctgatttatttgtttatgcatgtcttccgctgtgcaaggggctccaaaccccagcaattggtatcagagccaatttgaatacaagaaacgaaactgaactgaattacaatgaaacaaataaaccgtgaatgtttagccgagtcgaggaggcctcttcccgcaagatgagatacgccccggtagtgctcttcggtttggcgtttcgtccccaaaggtaaaacgactacgtctcttttgatgcagcaccgcaatcagtagagctccggcgaactggatggaggagagggcagagcttcgacagaaatacaatgcagagagggagagagcttatgatgcagagaatgcttggaattgtgtgtcctaatgcagtggtatagctagcctatttataggccaagccaccatgcagggtcaaccgagccatgaaggctcatcataaaattcgtaaccgacgtcggttacgagcgtgtggcaggcgtgtgcctttcgcatgtggagcgtgtggatttctcacgtgacagccgtgactgtgcctcgcttgacgacgtgtcaagccacttggattgctgactcggcggtggtccaaaaagaatagtttgggccaagccccaagcccaaagaccaattgccaagatccaagtccaagtccaagtccaagtccaagtccaagcccaagatcgagatcgagatcgagatcgagatcgagatcgggatcgggctcgggctcgggatCGCGcacgtgtgcgcgcgtgtgggctctttcacccatcttggtccactataattattaaataacataaagtcacttaatttatacacattaaaagatgtgttaatcctccaatgtgggataattaacactagttaattattccctaagctccaactccaagctttaattaaaagctaattatgcccaactttaatccactatttctcactcaccggaaatcggatttgagaaagtgaatatactacatttatctacgtaaaatgtagatcgacgctatgtcatttaatttcacaaaattaaatgtctcgtcacatttattatttagtcaaaatccattgaccgggcatatttaataccatgatttctacaatcccccacatgagtggaaatagccgaatgcatatgcatgcagactcaagctcaaccctcgagaggtatataagcataaggataggtagttgttgactttgaaccctccatagtcgacaccatcggatacacaggcggcttagtagcgcgatgctttgaactaatcccccacggcgtgcaccgagacaatggtgttaacgcttaaacacctcaacctcatccgttctcacgttttgtgtccattgcggtcttggacaccactttggattcataagtgcattttttatgaagcgaccacacttcgcacttacgtaggtgattcttagtcaagtaccttgccatacttggtctctttgagaattccatctctttgagatccttaagaaccattaaaagtcatagacttagcctttaccactcgGCAAGCTCTCCAACACTATATTGCTCtatagggaatagatatagttgagtgtttctcatgaactctcatagcttagttgtccctttgaaccaagttcttgggatctccagtcatcatggttgggtcaCCACTATGAtagttctttagtttgtggatttcaaactcattccctctagcaacttattcatttgatcacggtttaaccctttggttagcggatccgctagattatctattgacttcacatagtcaattgtaatcacccctgttgtgatcaaatgtctcacggtgttatgtcgtcgacgtatatgtcgagacttaccgttatagaagccattgtttgcccttccaatagctacttggctatcgcagtggatcagcactggtggcactggcttagaccaacatgaaatgtcttcaaggaagttcttaagccactcggcttcctcaccagccttatccaaggcaatgaactccgattccattgttgatcgggctatacaggtctgttttgtggatttccacgatacagcaccacccccaatagtaaagacatatccacttgttgaaagtgagtctctattaccggatatccaattggcatcacagtacccttcaagtaccggggggtatctcaagaagtgtagcccaagattttgagtgtgttttaaatatctcaaaaccctcacaagagctctccaatgctctttgcttggattgctcgtgtaacgacttaacttgttcacggcacaagcaatgtcaggtcgagtgcaattagtcaagtacataacgcacccgatgacccgtgcatactcttcttgtgcaacgggctcgcctttgtttttgctcaagtgaacgtcgagttcaattgcagtcttaaccggcgcgccatcataggctttgaatttattcaatatcttctcaacataatgtgattgtgttaagatgattccatcattcgttcttagaatcttcattccaagaattacatcggctagacccatgtctttcatgtcaaagtttctctttaacatggcctttgtatcgttaattacttaggtgttgctacccaagattaacatatcatcaacgtagagacacactataacatgaccgttattagtgctcttgatgtagacacatttgtcgcactcgttgattttaaacccatttgataacatcacattatcaaacttcaagtgccattgcaatggcgcttgtttcaatccatatagggactttacgagcttgcatacctttttctcttgtccaggtactacaaacccttcgggttgttgcatatagatttcatcgtctagttcaccatttagaaacgcggttgACTCGTGCTAATTTAGTATTCAAAAGCgtcacccgcaagtgtacgagtTAAGTAGCACGTGGTAAGCTAAATTATCGATCCACGGAGACTAAAAGCCGGTTTGAATACTATGATGTAACTTTGAACACTATCTAGACTAATAAAAGGGGTTTTTGGTTTTCTTAACTAAGATCAAAGAACAAATAAGCTAGTAAGacaattaactaagaaaaacaaacaaacaaagataggttttcacacaaattgggaaAGTATAGGGAAATGGATCCGTTAGAATGGATCAAGGATTTCATCTATGGgtcatgctcatctattgggCCTCAAATGCGGTTAGGAAAGTCGGGATAATCGGTTAGaccccctctcgggtgcatctaacaCGTGGGTCAATCTCTAGTGTAGGAGTCTCGTCCATACAATTCGAGATTGACTCCAAAGCACAACGGACCCAAGCCCTCTCTCTAGCTTATGCATCTCTCGATTACATATAATGCACGGAGTTGTTGATTACACATCTATCCTAATCTTGTATTTCTCAATAACATCAATTAGGTACAAGATTTAtctaattggtagctaagcaattagaTATTAAAAGACCAAGGttcaacaaaaccaacaaaagaGATAGATACGCATTCAACCATAGAttcaatccatacaatccattcaaacttcaccaaatccctacTAAAAGCTTAGCTACTCATAGTCAaagctaacataaaagcaaaaacaaggaaaacaaaGCTACACATAATAGAAATGATACTAGAACTCCCTATGGTGGAATTGATGGTGGGGGGTCTCCTTCCTCCAATCTCTTGGAAATGGGAAGCTCCTTGACTTCAAATCCTCTCAAAACCTTATTTTCTTGCTAAGATTCGTGGTGTGGGAGTTAGGGTTTGGAAATGAGTGAGAACCCTTTTATATCCGGAGTAAGAAAGAGGCAAAGTTGGCAACAGCgacaaatcgcccggtcgggcgatctgtAAGTCGGAatatgcccggtcgggcgatctggGTAAATCGCGATGAGgcttcaaacgcccggtcgggcgttttgttggatgaaaaacgcccggtcgggcgaactttctgtttTCTTCGGCTtgcgcccgaccgggcgtttttttatatgaaattcgcccggtcgggcgaacatTCTGTGGTCAGCCCGTTCGCTCCGTTTTGCCCGTTTTAGACCTGTTCTTGCATCAAAACTCCGACAAACTTGTTAACTCTAAAAAATAGCTGAAAAGTGGGTGAAACATATACTTTATACCTCAAAAGATTCAACAACATGTGTTAATCAcccatctaaacatcctaaactatgagtttgtcaactcccccaaacttaaacatTTGTTAGTCCTCGAACAAGAAGAAAGAAACAAGACATACAAACTCATGCAAGGATGTGGAGTGTCATCATTGCctcaatagaaataaaatacgaCAAGTATCAATGGCCTCGGATGCATGTAAAGTATTATGAAATATAGCTTCAAGTTACTATCATGTACTCAACCTTGCCAATTTGCCCTCTCAAGGAGAAAATGCAATGTGCATTTTAGAAatttcactcactctcaaagtaTATAAACTCTTGACATAACTCTCAAATCATCAAAACATgcatagtttaccataggcttgctcgaaatTTACACTCTCCTCTACTATGGTGTGATTAAAGATATAaggtccgaaaggtcttttcaaaaggttgtaatgtaggctctttggatAGGTGAGGCAATTTTCGGCTAAAGTGACTTTAATTCCCAATATCTTGCTCAACTTCACCAACTTTCTTCCCCAATCTAGCTAGTTCTAGGCTTCCCTAGACTCTTCTCATCTACCAACATTCCACTTTTGTTCTTCACCTCTTTTTCAACCTTCACACACCCTTTCCAATAAATGCCAATTATTAACTATTTCTcactttcaattttcttttcttttctctctctttttttttttctatttcttttctttctttttctccatGCTTTGCATGGTAACATCactattctttctttctttttcttttgtttttctacCTCAATAAGCTTCTATTTCATTTGCTAATTCCCCCTTTCAAACTTTCATTTCCttttgatttttcaaaaatagaacaCAAGAAATCCAACCCCATGGTTTGTCAAAGGAAAGGTTATTGGCTCAAAGTGGGCTAACAAAGATTATTAACATGATAACGGGTAAAAGTAGAATTTGGCTAacaaggatggcctaacgtcctcccttatctctatgatcactatgtagactcaaagaaatcgcgagcaagttctagaaacatacgACATGTTTGAGATAAAACACACATTTAGGAACAATATAGGCTCAATTCTCACAAGGTCATTTTGGCAAAAGACAAGGCACCATGTAATTCACTTTAGGcaatttgaaatgaaaaatcACATGTTCTTCAGCCATATCAACAAGGTTTTCGAAAGTTTTTGCACAAAATCATCATTGGCAACTCCTCCATCATGTCTCACACTcgttcaaattttaatttttctcaacCCTACTATCATCCTAGCCAAGGGAGATAATTCAACACAAAAGgaaacaagaaaaacaaacctaaaaagaaaaacaaacctaaaaagaaaaacaaagacaCAAACACAAGTGGAACAAGGAAACAAAACCACATAAGTTTACATGcccacatatcatcatcaaatatCATCAAAAGAATAGGGGTACAGGCCGGGGTATCATCATCAAATAAAGAGGGAGAGAGGTAAAAGAGGGAATCCACTAGacaccccccaaacttattccaagCAAAGCTAGGATAAGTTTGAAAGAGAGTGGATCTCCCATGGACCTTCActgcggaggaggaggcggatgCTGCCACTGGCCACGGAATTCATCGAATCGGGCATTGATGTTGGCCCATTGTGCATTGTTGAAATCAGTGAATTGGGTCCAGTTGGTTTCGAACTGGTCCCATCGCGCTTCATTCTGGACCCAATATTCCTGCTGACGCAACTCCATCCGTGTCAACCTCTCATTGATCGAGCCGTAGTCCTCCTCTTGTCGCTCTTGTCGGCTTCGTGTCCTCTGCGTGCTTGTCCCGGCTTCATCTCCCCCTTGGTAGGTCGGTTGATCCTCACCTTCctcctcattttcttcttcattctgcTCGTCCCCCATCTCGATCTCGGGAAAGCCCATGTGGGGCGCTTCATCAAcactcgagctcgggctcacaTCCCTAAATTGCAAGTTCCGCGGATTCACCGCCGTGACTTGTTCGTGGACCGCAGCCTTCATCTTCCAGTTTTCCTTGTGGAAAGGACCGTTCACATAGGTGTTGACGGTGTCCGGGAGGGGGTAATGATCTGCTGCCCTCTGTATCAAATATATCTGCCCTCGTTGGTCCACTCCGACCAGCCTTGTTCTTCTCAGAAAGCCGAAGTCCATCAAGTTGTCACCAATGTCGGCGACCAAGCCCCTCGTCGACACTCCCAGATGGAGTGCAATAGCTGACACAACCGCACCGACACAGAGTGTGCCGGTTTTCTTCTTCGAAGCCCTCTCAAGATGTTTGATCATGAAGTGGCCCAAATTCAAGGGAGCCTCCTTGTGCAAAATAGTCCATAACAGGAAGAGCTCGTCTCTCTGCACACTCCCATGCTCATGACGAGCGAAGGGGTAACATACACACGCCTTCTGGAGTAAGCGCAAGGCTGGGTTCCTAATGAGAGAACCCTTTGCCCTGTTGGCGGCGAAGTTGTCATCAACGGTAGTGATGGCCTTCCAGAAGTCATTCGCATTGTGACTGAAGTTAAACGGCTCTCTATACACCTCCCCTGAAAATCCAAAGATCTCCTTGAATTGTGCCATCGTCACTGTGTACTCAGCATTCCTCATACGAAACTTGATGGCAACTATCTCCCTCCTGTTCATGATTACATCAAGGGTAGACAAGAACTCCAGTGTAAGCCTCTGATAGGAGGGGTTCCTCTGTGCCATGAAGAGCCCATTTAGTTGCCCctcttcacatagctcattgaAGCACTGCTCAATGCCCAACCGTCGGATTGTGATAGGGCATGGATATCTAGCTACCCGGTAGGGTAGTTGTGAGAGTTCGGcccatttcttcttctcttcggCATTCAAATTAACTCCAGAGTGGTTGGGCGCCATCGTTCACTACCTAAAAATTGAGAGTATTAGATCAATTCGACAAGAAACCACAAAGATGCATTAATGTAGACACTCTCCCCCAAACATACTCTATACTAAAAGAACTTCTCATTCATACATTTATCGAGACTAGAATCAACCCCCCATTGTGTCACACAATGTCTCTTCCACAACAATAAACCTCAATCATGCTTAACTCAAACATTCCACCAACATGCATCACTTATCTAACATTGCATCTATGTAGACATCAACAAATCAAAGCATGCTAGTTCCCCACACTCAATAACCACAAACCCATGAAGGAAATTGCACAATTCATGCTCAAAGCAACCATTCAAACCAAATTCATCCTCTAACTAGCAATTAGTCAAGAAATCTCCAAACAAACGAAAGACATGCTAGTTTCCAACCCTCGATTCACCAATAATCATCTAAACACCGACATAAGTAagagaagaatgaaaaaaatcatacctttcgGGCTTAGAGTGATAGAAAACGGAtttctctcctttttgcttgttcttgagtaaatcAACCGATTAATCGGTTCAACCCTTGAATTAGATGGATTGGGAGGATGGTATGTGTGTGAAATCAGTGTAAGTGGAAGATTTGAAGGTGGAGGGGCGAGAGAGAGTAGAGAGGAACGAGAGAGAAATGGGGGGTAGGGTTTTGAAAGTGTAAAAACTGACCTGGTTTGCGTCTTTAAATCGCGCGaagaaatcgcccggtcgggcgatttgcactttgaaaatcgcccggtcgggcgaactttctggacaatCCCGATTTcatcaaacgcccggtcgggcgattcgtATTTTGtacatcgcccggtcgggcaatcTTGATTTCtggaaacgcccggtcgggcgatttgcactttgcaaacgcccggtcgggcaaacttTCTGGACAATCTCGATTTCtgtaaacgcccggtcgggcgatttgcactttgcaaaacgcccggtcgggcgaactttctggattccAAGTCCATTTCGCCATTTCGCCATTTCGCCATTTCTCCAGTTTTTTTGTCCGCTTTTCACCCATCAAAGCCTATCTCCTGTTCCACTtaaaacacacaaaacacaccaaaaacaagaacaaaataaaaaacacaccaaaaacacAAAAGCTATAAAttttacctactaggggttgcctcccccATAGCGCAATTGTTTAACGTCATTTGCCCGACGCTTTGCAAGCTCCACTACTCAATCAAGGCAACCACAAAGACCTCGTCTTGTTGCTCCTTGGTAAAGAACCTCTTGAGATTTTGACCATTTGCCTTGAACGTGCTTCCATCGGGTCCTTTGAGCTCCATTGTGCCATTGCTCATGACCTCCTTGATAGTGAAGGGTCCCGACCACTTAGATTTTAGCTTGCCCGGAAAGAGTCTCAACTTGTGGTTGAAAAGCAACACGGCATCCCCCTTGTGGAATTCACGCCTCTCAATCATCTTGTCGTGATACGTTTTCATTCTCTCCTTGTAGATTGAGGAATTAGCATAAGCTTCATTCCTAAATTCATCAAGTAAATTGAGGTGAAGCTTCCTTTCCTTGCCGGCCTTGGTGAAGTCCATGTTCATTTGCCTCACCGCCCAATATGATGAGTGCTTCAATTCAACCGGGAGATGGCATGATttcccaaagaccaattgaTAAGGTGACATCCCGATTGGCGTCTTGTAAGCCGTCCTATACGCCCATAGAGCATCGTCAAGCTTGAGAGCCCAATCTCTACGGTTAGCATTGACACTCTTTTGCAATATTTGTTTGATCTCTCTATTGGCCAACTCGGTTTGACCATTAGCTTGTGGATGATAAGGAGTTGTCACCCGATGCTTCACTCCATGCCTTGCTAAGACCGCCTCTAGCCACCTATTGCGAAAATGAGACCCTCCATCACTTATGATAGCCCGAGGTGCGCCGAATCGCGTGAATATGTTCTTTTGAACGAATTTAATCACCACCTTTGAATCATTAGTTTGGGTAGGAATGGCTTCCACCCACCTTGATACATAGTCAACGGCTAGTAGAATGTATTGGAACCCACTAGATGGAGGAAAGGGCCCCATGAAGTCAATGCCCCACACATCAAACAACTCGACTTCAACAATTGTCGTCAATggcatctccttcttcttaGAAACACCCCCCATTCTCTGGCACTCGTTGCATCTTCTCACGTAGTCCTGGCAGTCTTTGGTGATGGTTGGCCAAAATAGACCACTTTGGAGCACTTTCATAGCAGTCCGGTTAGCTCCAAAATGCCCCCCACTAGGTGCGGTGTGGCAATGCATAATAACGGACTCCCACTCCTCTTGAGGGACACATCTTCTAATCACCATGTCGGCACATCTTCTAAAAAGACAAGGctcgtcccaaaaatagaacTTCACGTCGTGGAAGaacttcttcttttgatagTCCTCAAGTCCTTCGGGAATCACCTTAGCAACAAGATAGTTCACAATATTGGCATACCATGCCACTTGACCCTTGGCCACATAAAACAAATGCTCATCCGGGAATTCTTCATTGATGACCAACTTCAATTTTTCCTCTTCACTAGCATGCTCCAATCTTGAAAGATGATCCGCCACCACATTCTCACACCCTTTTCTATCTCGGATCTCCAAATCAAATTCTTGAAGGAGCAAGATCCACCTTATAAGCCTTGGTTTTGCATCTTGCTTAACAAATAGATGGCGGATGGCGGCATGGTCAGTAAAGACAATAGTTTTTGGCCCCAATAAGGTAAGGGCGGAACTTGTCAAAAGAGTAGACCACCGCAAGCATTTCCTTCTCGGTAGTGGTGTAGTTAGCTTGAGCCGAATCCAATGTCCTACTAGCATAATATATCACCCGGAATATCTTGTCTCTCTTTTGTCCCAAAGCCGAGCCTACCGCCACATCACTTGCATCACACATGATCTCGAAAGGTTGAGACCAATCGGGGGAGATCAAGATTGGGGCACTCACCAACGCCGCCTTGAGCTTCTCAAATGCCTGCGCACATTCAAGAGTGAAATCAAATTTTACATCTTTAGCTAGTAAATGGCAAAGGGGTCTAGCAATATGTGAAAAAATCGTTGATGAAACGCCTATAGAACCCCGCATGGCCTAGGAAGCTCCTCACGGCCTTCTCACTACAAGGATGTGGCAATTGCTCAATGGCAACTATCTTGGCTCTATCCACTTCAAGTCCTCCGGCTGAAATTTTGTGTCCCAACACGATCCCATCAcggaccataaaatgacatttctcCCAATTGAGTACTAGATTGGTCTCCTcacatctctgcaaaactttggTTAGATTATCCAAGCAACTATCAAATGTCATACCAAAAACagagaagtcatccatgaaaacCTCATAATATTCTCAACCTATCATGAAAAAGGACATCATACATCTCTGAAAAAGTAGCCGGGGGCATTACAAAagcacaaaagaaattctcaaaTGCATAGACACAATAAGGACACACAAAAGCCGTTCTATGTGATCATCGGGAGCTATCAAAATTTGGTTAGAATCCCGGAATAACATGAGAAAAACCTAAACTCATGTCCGCTAAACCTATCCAACATTTGATTAAATAAATGGAAGGGGGAAGTGATCTTTCCTAGTGGCCAAATTAAAGCGCGATATCAATGCAAACTCTCCACCCGGACACCACTCTAGAGATCTCAACTCATCATTTTTCCCTTCACCACAGTGGTGCCCCTTTTAGACACCACTTTTGAGTAGGACTCACCACACTCACTGCGGGATATAGGCATTATATCATAACGGCATATAACATTCAACCACGTCTTTTCTAAAAACATCTGCATAATAGGGTTTGAGTCGCCTTGGTTTGTACCTTAGGATTATACCCTCGTCTAAATGACTTCTATGCATGCAAACGGTTGGGCTTATTCCCGTAATGTNNNNNNNNNNNNNNNNNNNNAACTCGACTTCAACAATTGTCGTACAATggcatctccttcttcttaGAACCACCCCCATTCTCTGGCACTCGTTGCATCTTCTATCTTCTCACGTAGTCCTGGCAGTCTTTGGTGATGGTTGGCCAAAATAGACCACTTTGGAGCACTTTCATAGCAGTCCGTTAGCTCCAAATGCCCCCCACTAGGTGGCGGTGTGGCAATGCATAATAACGGACTCCCACTCCTCTTGAGGGACACATCTTCTAATCACCATGTCGGCACATCTTCAAAAAGACAAGGCTCGTCCCAAAATAGAACTTCACGTCGTGGAGaacttcttcttttgatagTCCCTCAAGTCCTTCGGGAATCACCTTAGCAACAAGATAGTTCACAATATTGGCATACCATGCCCTTGACCCTTGGCCACATAAAACAAATGCTCATCCGGGAATTCTTCATTGATGACCAACTTCAATTTTCCTCTTCACTAGCATGCTCCAATCTTGAAAGATGATCCGCCACACATTCTCACACCCTTTTTCTATCTCGGATCTCCAAATCAAATTCTTGAAGGAGCAAGATCCACCTTATAAGCCTTGGTTTTGCATCTTGCTTAAACAATAGATGGCGGATGGCGGCATGGTCAGTAAAGACAATAGTTTTGGCCCCAATAAGTTAAGGGCGGAACTTGTCAAAAGAGTAGACCACCGCAAGCATTTCCTTCGGTAGTGGTGTAGTTAGCTTGAGCCGAATCCAATGTCCTACTAGCATAATATATTCACCCGAATATCTTGTCCTCTTTTGTCCCAAAGCCGAGCCTACCCCGCACAACCATCACTTTGCATCACACATGATCCGAAAGGTTGAGACCATCGGGGGAGATCAAGATTGGGGCACTCACCACGCCGCCTTGAGCTTCTCAAATGCCTGCGCACATTCAAGAGTGAAATCAAATTTTACATCTTTAGCTAGTAAATGGCAAAGGGGCTAGCAATATGTGAAAAATCTTTGTGAAACGCCTATAGAAACCCCGCATGGCCTAGGAAGCTCACTCACGGCCTTCTCACTACAAGGATGTGGCAATTGCTCAATGGCAACTATCTTGCTCTATCCACTTCAAGTCCTCCGGCTGAAATTTTGTGTCCCAACACGATCCCATCAcggaccataaaatgacatttctcCCAATTGAGTACTAGATTGGTCTCCTcacatctctgcaaaactttggTTAGATTATCCAAGCAACTATCAAATGTCATACCAAAAACagagaagtcatccatgaaaacCTCCATAATATTCTCAACCATATCATGAAAAATGGACATCATACATCTCTGAAAAGTAGCCGGGGCATTACAAAGCCCAAAAGACATTCTCCTAAATGCATAGACACCATAAGGACACAAAAGCCGTCTTATGTTGATCCTCGGGAGCTATCAAAATTTGGTTATATCCCGAATAACCATCGAGAAAACAATAATACTCATGTCCGGCTAACCTATCCAACATTTGATCAATAAATGGAAGGGGGAAGTGATCTTTCCTAGTGGCCAAATTTAAAGCGCGATAATTCAATGCAAACTCTCCACCCGGACAGATCCACTCTAGGTAGCTATCAACCTCATATTTTTTCCCTTCAATCACCACAGTTGGTGCCCTGGCCCCCTTTTTAGAACACCACTTGAGTAGGAACTCCAGCACACTCACTGTCGGATATAAGCAATATCATCATAACCGGCATCTAACCATGTTCAACACTTCTTTTCTAACCACAATCTTGCATAATAGGGTTTAGTTAAGTCCGCCTTTGGTTTTGTACCTTAGGCCTTATACCCCTCGTCTAAATGAATTCTATGCATAGCAAAACGGTTGGCTTATTCTCCCTTAATGTCCGATATGGACCACCCAATGGCTCTCTTATGCTTCCTAAGAACTCTCAACAATTTATATCCAACTCGAAACTAAGAGAGAAGATGATACAATTACCGGAAAAGTGTCATTCCCTCCAAGAAAGGCATATCGCAAGTGGTAGTGGAAGTGGCTTCAACTCAAGCTTCTTGTTTTCCCcatctttattgctatcttcaCTTCCACTCC is a window encoding:
- the LOC121771960 gene encoding uncharacterized protein LOC121771960, yielding MAPNHSGVNLNAEEKKKWAELSQLPYRVARYPCPITIRRLGIEQCFNELCEEGQLNGLFMAQRNPSYQRLTLEFLSTLDVIMNRREIVAIKFRMRNAEYTVTMAQFKEIFGFSGEVYREPFNFSHNANDFWKAITTVDDNFAANRAKGSLIRNPALRLLQKACVCYPFARHEHGSVQRDELFLLWTILHKEAPLNLGHFMIKHLERASKKKTGTLCVGAVVSAIALHLGVSTRGLVADIGDNLMDFGFLRRTRLVGVDQRGQIYLIQRAADHYPLPDTVNTYVNGPFHKENWKMKAAVHEQVTAVNPRNLQFRDVSPSSSVDEAPHMGFPEIEMGDEQNEEENEEEGEDQPTYQGGDEAGTSTQRTRSRQERQEEDYGSINERLTRMELRQQEYWVQNEARWDQFETNWTQFTDFNNAQWANINARFDEFRGQWQHPPPPPQ